A segment of the Candidatus Brevundimonas phytovorans genome:
CACCGAGGCCCTGCGCAACGTCTATAACCAGCCGCGCCTGCTGCGCGAACTGGGCGTGACGCGCTAACTTAAGACGCATCTTTCCTCTCCATTCTATGGGGAGGGGGACCGCGTAGCGGTGGAGGGGGCGACGCAAACGTCAGCCGTGGAGTCGCCCCCTCCGTCTCGTCGCCTTCGGCTCCGCGCCACCTCCCCATCGCTGCGCGACAGGGAGGAAAGTACGCCCCCGTCTGACGCAGCGCCCTGCTAGCTTCTCTTGATCCGCGCCGCCGATTTCAGACTATTCAGACGAATTGGACTCTGTTTTTTCCTCGCCAGAGTCTGAACCAGGAGTTCTCCATGCGTCCCATGATCTTCGCCTCGGCCGCCGTCCTGGCCTTCGCCGCCGCCTCTTCCGCCAAGGCAGAGGAAGGCATGTGGACCTACGACAACTTCCCCATCGCCCGCGCCAATCAGACCCTGGGCACGAACATCGACCAGGCCTGGCTGGACCGCGTCCGCCTGTCCTCGGTCAAGTTCGGCGGCTGCTCGGCGGGCGTCATCTCGGGCCAGGGCCTGGTGATGACCAACAACCACTGCGTCGCCACCTGCGTCGCCAACCTGTCCACCCCGCAGCAGCAATACGCCGAAACCGGCTTTACGCCGAAGAGCCGCGAGGAAGAGCTGAAATGCCCCGGCGGCACGGCTGAAATCCTGACCGAGATCGTCGACGTCACCGAACGCCTGCACAAGGCGGGCGAGGGTCTGGACGGTCAGGCCTTCACCCAGGCCCGCGAGGCCGAGGCCGGCCGCATCGAGACCGAGGCCTGCGGCGATGATCCCAAGATCCGCTGCCAGGTCGTCAGCCTGTATCGCGGCGGCCAGTTCAAACTCTACAAGTTCCGCAAATACTCCGACGTGCGTCTGGCCTGGGCGCCGGAAGACCGCGCCGCGACCTTCGGCGGCGATCTGGACAACTTCTCCTTCCCGCGCTTCGCCATCGATGCCGCCTTCATCCGCCTCTATGAGGACGGCAAGCCGGTCGAGACGCCGATCCACTTCACCTGGAATCCGAACAAGCCGACCGAGGGCGAACCCGTCTTCATCACCGGCAACCCCGGCGCGACCCAGCGTCTGCTGACCCAGTCGCAGCTGATGACCATTCGCGACGTGGTCCTGCCGCTGGACCAGCTGATCGCGTCGGAACTGCGCGGTCGTCTGATCCGCTATTCCGAAGAGGGCGAGGAGCAGGCCTTCATCGCCATGGACCCCATCGTCGGCGTCGAGAACACCTACAAGCGCGGTCTGGGCCGGATGCGCGCCCTGACCGATCCCGCCTTCATGGCGTCCAAGGCCGAGGCCGAAGCCGACTTCCGCGCCCGCGCGGCGGGCGGCCAAACCGATCCGTGGGCGACGCTGGACGCGGTTCAGCCTCTGGCGCGCGAGATGTATGCTCCGATGGCCCTGCTGGAAGGCGGCACTGGCATGGGCACCACCTCGGTTGCGGGCGGTTCCTCGCTGTTCCAGTGGGCGCGGGCCATCGTGCGCGGGGCCCAGGAACGCGCCAAGCCGTCGGATCAGCGTCTGGGCGAATACGCCGACAGCCGTCTGCCGGGCGTGCAATCCGGCCTGTTCGCCGAACGCCCGACCTATCCGGCGCTGGAGCAGATCCGTCTGGAATGGTGGCTGTCCAAGACCCGCGAATGGCTGACCGTCGACAGCCCCTATGTCCGCACCCTGCTGGGCAAGGAAAGTCCCGAGGCCCTGTCGGCCCGTCTGGTCGAAGGCACCAGGCTGGCGGACCCAGCCGTGCGTCGGGCCCTGTGGGAAGGCGGCCTGCCCGCCGTCCAGGCCTCGACCGACCCGCTGATCCAGTATGTCCTGGCCATCGACGCCGACGCCCGCGCCGTGCGCACCGCGTGGGACAACCAGGTCAAGGCCCCGACCGACCGCGCCTCGGAACAGCTGGCCGCCGCCCGCTTCGCCGCCTATGGCGACGCTGTCTATCCCGACGCCACCGGCACCCTGCGCCTGACCTATGGCCGGGTCGAGGGCACCGACGTTCCGGGCCAGCGCATTCCGGCCTTCACCACCTTCGCCGGCCTGTGGGACCGCGCCACCGGCGCCGAGCCCTTCGCCGTCGCGCCGAAACTTCTGGCCGCCAGGGACCGCATCGACCCCAACGCCGTGATGGACATGGCCGTCTCGTCCGACACCATCGGCGGCTCGTCGGGTTCGCCCGCCGTCAACGCCAAGGGCGAGATCATCGGCGCCAACTTCGACTCCACCGTCCTGACCCAGCGCAACGCCTACGGCTATGACCGCAACGTCAACCGCAGCGTCATCGTCACCACCCAGGCCGTGACCACGGCCCTGCGCGACGTCTACGGCATGGATCATCTGGTCGCCGAACTGGGCGTCAGCGCGCCCAAGGCCGCCCCGCGTCGGGCGCGTCGTTGATCGCCGCAAGCTTCCGGCCCGCCGCGTCTTCGGACGTGGCGGCGCTGCACCGTCTGGTCGAAAGCGCCTATCGCGGCGACAGCGCGAAAGCGGGCTGGACGCACGAGGCTGATCTGCTGGGCGGCCAGCGCACCGATGAAGCCGAGCTTCTCGACATCCTCGCCGACGCCCGCCGCGTCATCCTGCTGGCCGAGGTCGAGGGCGTCCTGACCGGCTGCGTCCAGGTGGCGGATCAGGGGCAGGGGCTGGCCTACCTCGGCCTGTTGACCGTCGATCCGACCCGTCAGGCCGGCGGTCTGGGCCGCCTGCTGATCGACGCCGCCGAGGCCGAGGCCGTCGCTCGTTTCGGCGCGACGTGCATGGAGATGACCGTCATCCGCCAGCGTTCCGAACTGATCGCCTGGTACGAACGCCGCGGCTATCGCCTGACCGGCGAAACCCGGCCCTTCCCCCTGGACGACGAGCGCTTCGGCCTGCCGCAGACGCGGGAGCTTGAGTTCGTGGTCATGGAAAAGGCGCTCTGACGTCCTTCTCCCTCAAGGGGAGAAGGAGAAACTTACAGATCCCGCATCTGCTTCTGCGCCGCGCTGAAATACTGCCATCCGGTCCACAGGGTGACGATGGCGGCCAGCCAGATCAGGCTGTTGGCGAACAGTTGGAAGGCGGGCAAGTAGTCGAAGTCGAGGCCCCAGCCGTCCCAGTTGCGGGCGAACAGCTGGCAGCCCAGGGCCACCATCTGCAGCGTGGTCTTCCACTTGGCGGCCAGGGTGACAGGCAGGTTGATGCGCCCGGCCATGGTCTCGCGCAGGGCCGAAACCGCGAACTCGCGGAACAGGATCAGGCCGCAGGGGATGATGATCTGCTGCACCGACCCGCTGGTCAGCACACCCAGGATGGCGCCCGTGACCAGGATCTTGTCGGCGATCGGGTCCAGGATGGCGCCCCAGCGCGTCTCGGCGTTCCAGCGCCGCGCCAGATAGCCGTCGACCCAGTCGGTCGAGGCGGCGATGACGAAGATCCAGAAGCCGGTGCGGTACAGGGCGAACTGGTCGTCGGGGCTCAGCATGGCCGAGAAGAAGGGGATGCCGCTGGTCGCGCCCGCCAAAAGCAGGAACATGACCACGCCCGCGCCCAGGCGGATGCTGGTCAGGATGTTCGGAATCGGGTTGGCTTTGTGGGCAGGGGTCATCATCACGTCCATTGCAACGCCTGAGGGTGTGCCACGGTTCGCCACCCGAGGCGAGGGCGGCGAACTGTCCCCCTTTTTGCGGCGCCTCAGCCCAGGGGCTCGAACCGCTTGGCACCCGTCAGCTTGGACAGGATGCCGTCGGCGATGCCGAAGTGCAGGCCGCTGAGGACCAGATCGCCCGCCGCCTCGCGCGCGGCGATCCAGGGGAAGGTCCGCAGGTTGTCGATCGACAGGCGAACCACGGCCTCCTCGGCGGCGCGCTCGACCTGATCGGCAGGGAACTCCTCGACCACGCGGCGCACGACCGGCGCCCCCTGGGCGACCCAGGGAGCGACGAAGTCCTGACAGTTGGAGGGCGAGCCGTTCAGCATGGCGTTGACGCCGCCGCAGTAGGCGTGGCCCATGACGACGATCCGTTTGACCTTCAGCACATTGACGCCGAACTCCAGCGCCGCCGAGACGCCGTGCAGCTTGCCGTCCGGCTCATAGGGCGGGACCAGGTTGGCGACGTTGCGCACCACGAACAGTTCCCCTGGCGCGGTGTCGAAGATCAGGGCCGGATCGGCGCGGCTGTCGGAACAGGCCACGACCAGGGTGTGCGGCTTCTGGCCATTGACGGCCAAGGCCTCATACTCGGCGCGCTCGGCGGGCCAGCGGTTCTGGCGGAAGCGGTGATAGCCGTCGGTCAGTTCATCGGTCATGGGCGCTTTCCTAAACCCGCAGCGGTTTCCGGCTCAAGTGCTGATCAGGACTTATGGAAGAAGGCGTGGATGCGCTCGGCCAGGGCCTGATTGACGCCGGGGACCTTGATCAGGTCGGCGACGGCGGCGCGCGACACGCCCTTGGCCGAACCGAAGGCGTGCAGCAGGGCCTTCTTGCGTCCCGGCCCGACGCCCTCGATCTCATCCAGCGGGTTCTTCTTGATATCCATCGAGCGACGCTTGGCGTGGGCGCCGTTGGCGAAGCGGTGGGCCTCGTCGCGCAGGCGCTGGATGTAGTAGAGGGCCGGGCTCTTGAGCGGCAGCATGAAGGGCGGCTTGCCGGGCATGAAGAAATGCTCCTTGCCCGCGTCCCGGTCCGGTCCCTTGGCCACGCCGACGGCGGGGATGTCGTCCACGCCCAGGTCAGCCAGCACCGCCAGCACCTCGGCCAGTTGCCCGGCGCCGCCGTCGATCAGCAGCAGGTCGGGGCGCTCGACCGTCTCGCCGGCCTCCTCGTCCTTGACCATCTTGCCAAAGCGCCGCCGCATGACCTCGCGCATCATGCCGTAGTCGTCGCCGGGGGTCAGATCTTCGCCCCGGATGTTGAACTTGCGGTACTGGTTCTTGCGGAAGCCCTCTGGCCCGGCGACGATCATGCCGCCGACGGCGTTGGTGCCCTGAATGTGGGCGTTGTCATAGACCTCGATCCGCTCGGGTCGCGCGTCCAGACCGAAGGCCTCGCAGACCTCGTCCAGGATCTTCGACGTGGCCGAGTTCTCGGCCAGCTTGCGCCCCAGGGCCTCGCGGGCGTTGGTCAGGGCGTGATCGACCAGGCTGAGCTTGCCGCCGCGCAAGGGCCGGGCGATCTCGACCCTATGCTCGGCCTTCATCGAAAAGGCGGCCTCCAGCAACTCCAGCTCATGCGGACGCACGTTGGACAGGATCAGGCGCGGGATCGGCTTGTCCTCGTAGAACTGACCGAGGAAGGCGGCGAGGATTTCGGGATCGCTGTCCGTCTTGTCCACGCGCGGGAAATAGGCGCGACCGCCCCAGTTCTGGCCCGCGCGATAGAAGAAGACCTGGACGCAGGCCTGACCGCCCTCGGCGTGCAGGGCGAAGACGTCGGCCTCGGCCACACCGTCGGCGCTGACGCTGTTCTGCATCGAGATGGCCGACAGGGCGCGGATGCGGTCGCGCACGCGGGCCGCGGTCTCGAAGTCCATCTCGTCGGAGGCGGCCTGCATCTCCTGCGACAGGCGGCCGATGACGGCGCGCGACTTGCCGCGCAGGAAGGCTTCCGCCTCCGTGACCAGCTCACCGTAGTCCTCCAGCGAGATCAGGCCGGTGCAGGGCGCCGAGCAGCGCTTGATCTGGTGCAGCATGCAGGGCCGCGTCCGCGTCTCGTAAACGCTGTCCGAGCAGGAGCGCAGCAGGAAGGCCTTCTGTAGGGTGTTCAGCGTATTATTGACCGCCCAGGTCGAGGCGAAGGGGCCGAAATAGTCGCCGGGAATGGTGTGGGCGCCGCGATGCTTCCTGACCTGGGGGGCGCGATGGTCGCGGCGTATCATCAGCTCGGCGAAGGACTTGTCGTCGCGCAACAGGACATTGAAGCGCGGCTTCAGCTTCTTGATGAAGTTGGATTCGAGCAGCAGGGCCTCGGTCTCCGAGGCCGTGACCACCAGCTCCATCGACCGGGTCAGGGACACCATCAGGCCGATGCGCTGGGTATGGAAACGCCCCTGCGCATACTGGACGACGCGCTTCTTCAGCGACTTGGCCTTGCCGACATAGAGGCAGGTCCCGTCCTCGCCGTACATGCGATAGACGCCGGGCTTGTCGGGGGCGCGACGGGCTTCGTCGGCGATCAGCGCGGCGGCTTGCAGCGGCAGCGGGGCGTCGTCGGCGGCGTCCAGAATGTCGGTGGTCTCGTCGGTCATCGGGCGGGATATAGGGTCAGGAGCGGCGAACCAGAACCACGCCGCCGATCACCAGGGCGACGCCAGCGATGCGGCCCAGGCTCAGCGGCTGTCTGGCGACGCCCAGGGCGCCGAAATGGTCGAGGATCAGGCTGAGCGCCAGCTGCCCGGCGACCATCAGGGTGATGGTGGTGGCCACCCCCAGACGCGGCACGCCCCAGGCGGCGGAAATGACAAAGGCGCAGCCGTAGAAGCCGCCCATCCACGCCCACCAGGGCAGAGCCTTCATCGCGCCGACGTCGGGGCGCGTCTGCATCGCCAGGGCCAGCAGGCCCAGGGCCACCGTGCCGACGGCGAAGGAGATGAAGGCGGCGTTCAGCGGCGAGCCGACCGCCGTGACCAGTCTGGCGTTGGTCGGACCCTGCAAGGCCGTGGCGGCGCCCGCCATCAGCAAGGTCAGAAAGACAAGAAGGGGAACCTGCATGGGCCGTCTCTACCAGTTCGGATCGGCGGGCGCGCCGCCGAAGATCTCGGCCAGGCGGTCGCGGGTGGCGCGGGTCGTATCCTCGGGCAGGGCGTCGGGGGCGAACCAGCCGATCTCGGCGATCTCGCCATGGCTGGTGCGTTCGGTCAGGTCGAAGGCGTCGATGGCGAAGACCAGAACGTGATCCCCCGGAAAGAAACGCTCGTTGGAGTGGACCGAGATCAGGCGCGGCTCGGCCTTGGCGATTAGTCCCGCCTCTTCGCGCAGTTCCCGGACCACGGCGGCCTGGGTCGTCTCGCCCTTGTCCACCCCGCCGCCCGGCAGCCACCAGCCGTGCAGATAGGTGTGCTTGACCAGCAGCACCCGGCCCTCGCTGTCGACCGCCAGTCCGCGCACGCCCAGGGTCATGCCCCGCCGCATCCGCGAGACGGCGAAGAAGACAGGCCGGGTGAAGGGCTCGATTCGGGTGCGCCAGGTGGTCATGCGGTCACGATAGGCTTTGGCGGGGCGGCTTGAACAGTCGCGCCTGTGCCTCTATGCGAAGCTTTGAACAGGAGCCTTCCCATGCTGGCCATCGCCATCATCTTCGCCTTCATCGCCGTCATCGCCGCCGTGAACTTCTTCGAGTTCGGCCGGGTTGACTGAATCGGCCGCCGGCGCGGGCGGGTTCGACTGGCGTCACGCCGGGGACCATGTCCGCGTCCTGTTGTCGGATGTGGCGGTCGATGTGCGCATCGGCCTGCACCCGTGGGAGCGGCACCCCGAGCGCCCCACGCGGCTGATCGTCAATGTCGAGATGTTCGCGGCCTGGCCTTTGGCGCAGGGCGACTTCATCGATTACGACCGGGTGCGCGATCACATCAACGGCTGGCGTGGGCGTGAGCACGTCGAGTTGCTGGAAACCCTGGTCGAGGAGCTGATCGGCGTCTGTTTCGCCCTGCCGCCGGTCGAGGCCTGCCGGGTGCGGATCACCAAGCCGGACATCTTCCCCGAGGCCGCGGCGGCGGGCGTGGAAATCTTCCGCCGCAGGCCGGGCTGAATGGGCGAGCCCCTGAACAAGGTCGTGCTGATCACCGGGGCCGCGCGGCGCGTCGGCGCCGGGCTGGCGCGGTCGCTGGCCGAGGCGGGCTGGGACGTGGCCGTCCATCATCGCGGCGGGGCGGACGAGGCCGCCGCCCTCGTGGCCGAACTCAGCGCCAAGGGCGTGCGGGCCGCGGCCTTTCAGGCCGACCTCAATCAGGCGAGCGAGCGCGACGGCCTGATCGACCGCGTGGTCGGCCAGTTCGGACGGATCGACGCTCTGGTGAACAACGCCTCCCTGTTCCGCTATGATACCCTGTCGACCCTGACCGAGGCGTCGTGGGGCGAGCATCTGGCCTCGAACCTGACCGCGCCGGTCTTCCTGATCCGCGACTTCGCCCGCGCCATCGAGGCGGCGAACGGGCAGGGGGCGGTGGTCAATATTCTGGATCACAAGGTCGATAGTCCGAACCCGGACTTCTTCGCCTATACGGCGGGCAAGGTCGGTCTGGCGGGGCTGACGCGGACGCTCGCCATGGGGCTGGCGCCCCGCATCCGTCTTTGCGGCGTCTCGCCCGGCCTGATCCTGCGCAGCGGCGAGCAGACCGAGGCGGAGTATGAGGCGGCGTGGCGCGATACGCCGCTGGGGCGCGGCGCCTCGCTGGAGGATGTGGCCCGCACCGTGCGTTTCGTGCTCGAGACGCCCAGCCTGACGGGGCAGAACCTGACCATCGACGGGGGCGAGAGCCTGATCGGTCGCGGGCGGGACGTGGCCTTTGACGGCATCCCGCTTCCCTGAGACCGCCTTTACTTCGCCGCCGTCACGGTGTTGATGCGCGAACCCTTCGCGGCGGCTATATGAAGCGCTCGCGTTTTCGGAACCCTTGCCCCTGATGCCTGCCGTCCAGTTCACCCGCCGCTTCTCGATGGCGCACCGGCTGATCGCCGATGCGGGGTCCAAGTGCGCCGTGCCGCACGGGCACAATGAGTTCGTCAAGGTGACGCTGGAGCCGACGGCCGAGATCGCCTTTGGCCAGTCGAACCACGCCGCCTCGTTTGAAAACCTGAAGCGGCGCTGGCACGGGTTTGTCGACCGCAGCCTGGACCATGCCTTCCAGCTGAACCGCGCCGACCCGCTGCTGGACTGGTTCCAGAGCCATGAGCCGCAGCGGCTGAACCAGGTCCTGACCATCGAGGGCGATCCCACGACCGAGGCCCTGGTCATCGCGCTCTGGCGAAAATTGGAAGCCATCCTCACGGCCGAGGGCCTGCCCTTCCGCCTGGCGGAACTGGCCATCGAGGAGACGCCGACCAATACCGTGCTGACGCGCGGCCTGACCGAGGCCGAGCGGGCCTGGAAGCTGGGCGACTGGTGCGACCGGGCCGATTTCAGCATCAATGACCTTCTGCCGCCGGAGACCTGGTCGTGAGCGCCGTCGTCGCCCCCTTCACCGCGTCCGAGCCGCGCCGTCTGGGCCTGACCGTGCTGGTGCGCGGGCTGGAGGTTCAGGCCGCCATCGGGGTTCATGCCCATGAGCATGGTCGGCTGCAGCCCCTGGTCGTGGACGTCGAGCTGGACCTCGGCGCCGGGCCGATCAATCGTCTGTCCGATACCCTGGACTATGAGGGTGTGGCCCGGATCGCTCGCGAACTGGCGGGCGGCGAGCACGTGGCCCTGGTCGAGACCTTCGCCGAACGGGTGGCCCTGGCCTGTCTGGCGGATCATCGCGTTCTGGCGGTCAAGGTGCGGGTCGAGAAGCCCGGCGCCATTCCCGGCGCGGCGGCGGCGGGGTGCGAAGTCGCCTATTCGCGCTGAGGCCGGTTGCGCGGCGCGTCGCCTCCCGCCATTGTCTCGCTTGAACAAGAGGTTCCGATGGTCCAGTCCGGCGATTACAGCAGCAACAGCCCGGCCTCGTCCGACCAGGCCGGCGACCTGACCAGCCTCTATGTCGGCTATGCTCTGATCCTGTTCGCCGTGCCGACCTTTGGCGTGGCCGCGGCGATCGGCCTGTTGCGGATGTGGCGCAAGGCGCCGCCTGCGGATCCTCTGGCGCGGACCCATTTCATCTTCCAGCAGCGGACGTTGTTCGCCGCCGTGGCCTCCATCATCGGCGGGGTGGTGCTGATCCTGATCAACGTCGGGGTCTTCGTCCTGTTCGTCATGGCGGTGTGGACCATCGTGCGCGGCGCCCTGGGTCTGAAAGACCTGCTGCAAGGCCGCCCCATCCGCCATCCCCTTCGTCTGTTCTATTAGAGGCCGGCCATGACCGATCAGATTTCCCAGGCGCGCGGCAATGGTCGGGATGGGGCGGTCCTAGCCTGGATCCTCTATATTCTGTCGATCCCCAGCGCCAACCTGCTGGTGCTGGCGGGGCTGGTGGTGGCCTATGCCTGCCGCGGTTCGGCGACGGGTCTGGCGGCCCAGCATATCGAGGCCCAGATCAAGCTGTTCTGGTCGGTCTTCTGGATCACCGTGGTGCTGTGGGGGCTGATCGCGGTCAGCGCCGTGGCCTCGCTCTTCCTGATCGGCATCCCCTTCCTGCTGCTGTTCGGACTTCTTTTGCTGCTGGTGTCGATCTGGTTCACGGTGAAAAGCGTTCTGGGTCTGCTGGCCCTGCTCAATGATCGGCCGGCCTGATTTCAGGAGCCGTCATGACCGCCTTTCGCGACCAGCCCGCCGACCATCGCTTTCAGCAGGAGTTCGCTGACGCCGACGGGGTCGAGCATTCCGTCTGGGCCGAGTATGCGGTGCGCGGCCACGCCCGCGTCATCCTGCACGTCGAGGCCCATCCGGCCTTGCGCGGCACGGGGGCGGCGGGAAAGTTCATGCAGGCTCTGGCCGAGCATGCGCGGGCCGAGAAGCTGACTTTGGTCCCGCATTGCAGCTATGCGGTGGCGTGGCTCAAACGGCATCCCGAGTACGCAGACGTTCTCGGTTCCTAGTGGGCCGCGTCGTCGGCCCTTCGAGACTTCACGACCCGACGCGGGCATGATGTTGGGCCGCGGTCAAAAGACTCCGCCTTTTCGACCCGACGCGGCCTGGCGCTTCGCGCGCGCTCAAGCAGCGAGGCTCCGCGAGCCGAGCGATAGCGCCCTTGATCTGCGCTCAGGCAGCGAGCGACCGCGTCGCTCGCGTTAGCGCCCTTCAAGCGTCATGGATGGCTCTTGGCGATGATGGCCTTCATGGTCTCGGCCTTGACCGGCAGGTCCTGAGCCAGGCGTTGAGCCAGTTCGCGGGCGCCGACGGGGTAGGCGTCGCCGCCCTCGGCGATTTCGCGGGCCATGTCGGCGGCCTTCAGCAGCACCGCTTCCAGCGCCTCGACCTGCTCGAGCGCCAGGGCGCGCGCCTCGGCTTGCAGGCGTTTGACACGCTCGGCGGTGGTCTCTGGCGCACGCATCAGGTCATAGACCTCGGCCTCGGGGGAGGAGACAACCCTCAGGTTGGGACGGTCGTCGGATTCAGGACTGTTCGATTTCGACATGATGCACCCTTCGACACGACAATGCCGCAATTTCTGCGCCGTTCCCTGACTCATCTGAGGGAGGCGCGGAGTTTTGCGCTTCTGTGGCGCCCAAGCCTCAGGCCCGGGCGGTCCAGGGCGGATCGTCCGGCGGCAGACGCGCGCCGCGCGCGAGCGCCTCATCGCGCTTGCGGGCGACTTGAGACCACGATTGAGGAGGCTCGCGTTCGCCTGCCGCCTTCGCACGTTCATATCCTGGGTCGCGCGCCGAAACCCGCCGCGACCTGTCCGCTGGGCTTCAGCGCCCTTGACCGGAGACCGCGACGGACGCCGCGCGGCCCGACAAGGACCCCGCTCCATCCGCTCCCGCCGCCCGCAAGGTCGCAGGCCTTACGAGCCCTCCATGCGACGGAACGAGCGCAGGGTGGCATGGGCGCTGGGTGGGGCGAGCTGAATGGGGATGGCGGAGGGGGAAGGGCGGGAAATTGCTGGGGTTGGGGCGGGGCGGTAGGCATGTCTTTCCCTTCTCCCCTTGCGGGAGAAGGTGGCAGCCGAAGGCTGACGGATGAGGGGTCTCGCCGCGAGTGGATTTCGCGGCCTTCATCAAGCGTCGTGAAACCCCTCATCCGCCCCTTCGGGGCACCTTCTCCCGCAAGGGGAGAAGGATCAGTCCTGCGTCAGCCTGGCGTTCGCCGCCGCGATGATGGCGGCCAGCACCTCATGGGGACGGTTCTCAATCTGCGGGTTGGGGAAGCGCAGGACGCGGAAGTCCTGCGCCCGCAAAAACTCGTCGCGGGCGGCGTCCTCCGCGCGGTCGTCGTGGTGGGGGCCGTCGGCCTCGACGATCAGGCGATGCCGCAGGCAGACGAAGTCGGCGACGTAGCGTCCGATCACGACTTGGCGTCGGAACTTCAGTCCCTCCAGCCGCCGGTCCCGCAGAATGGCCCACAACCGCCGCTCATAGAGGGCGGGCTCGCGGCGCATCGTCTTGGCGCGGGTGTGCAGCCAGTCGTCCATGCGGCGACGCTAGCCCTTCTCCCGCAAGGAGAGAAGGAAGGAGTTAGCGCCCCTTCCTGAACGCCTCCGCCTTCTCGG
Coding sequences within it:
- a CDS encoding GNAT family N-acetyltransferase, producing MTAFRDQPADHRFQQEFADADGVEHSVWAEYAVRGHARVILHVEAHPALRGTGAAGKFMQALAEHARAEKLTLVPHCSYAVAWLKRHPEYADVLGS
- a CDS encoding serine/threonine protein kinase, which encodes MVQSGDYSSNSPASSDQAGDLTSLYVGYALILFAVPTFGVAAAIGLLRMWRKAPPADPLARTHFIFQQRTLFAAVASIIGGVVLILINVGVFVLFVMAVWTIVRGALGLKDLLQGRPIRHPLRLFY
- a CDS encoding DUF559 domain-containing protein yields the protein MDDWLHTRAKTMRREPALYERRLWAILRDRRLEGLKFRRQVVIGRYVADFVCLRHRLIVEADGPHHDDRAEDAARDEFLRAQDFRVLRFPNPQIENRPHEVLAAIIAAANARLTQD